Within the Salvia hispanica cultivar TCC Black 2014 chromosome 4, UniMelb_Shisp_WGS_1.0, whole genome shotgun sequence genome, the region AATTCTGAAATGAGGCTAAAATGACTTCCCCAATTAAGGATGGaccgaaaaagaaaagttataAAATACGTGTgaaagaaaaggtaaatattactccatataatcAACTATTCCTGAATCTTAACTGCCATATCAGAATCTAAAGTTTTATTGACCAAATTATGCGGTGTTTAAAGAGAGATCTAATCAAATCTTATTACaacattaaaatatgagagGGTATCCTCTACTGCACTCCATAGTATGGAGCACCTTAGCCCCATATATTACTCTGCCGAATTTTATATCGCATCCAagtttagtagtattaaaataagcCGAGAGTGAAAACTACGTGCTTATTTCATACAAATAGGTGTGTTCGGTTGCTATTCTATAACTCATTATCAATTGGAGGAGGTGACTATGTTGCTcaaattatcatataattatcaatctatgattaagttgtgattattcaatctcatgaactAATGATCTTGCAAACTGAACCGACTGCAAAGTGAATTTGAAATCCCAATCccaacattttacaaataaaattggaggtgcatataataaaaatattgagaatTTCTATTATTGTAGAAAAACATTCATAGTAGCATTTGTGTATTCAAGTTTTTTTTGTAGTACATATACATACTATCAAATTCAATTTGTTTAAAACATACAAGTGGATGGATTTAACCACAATATGCGATCCAGTAAATCATAATGAGAGCACACCTAACATGAAAAGCAAATGATAATGGTAAAAAAACAGACCTTTCATAAAGTAGCTCTCAcaaaagcataaaatataCCCATAGGTTATGCTACTTTAGTTAATGGTTACATTTTACGCAGCAACATAACGAAATAAGTAGTCGGCCAACTTGCCAACTCAAagtaaaatgacaaaaaatgaaatttgatcaaattgaGCATAGGAAATATACTCACTTATTTTTTGGGCCTCTGAACTTAAATCCCTACACTCCATTTCATGAATGAACAGTATAGGCCTAATAATCATACAAGAATCTAActttaacataaataaacatCTTGTTTGAACatagaaattcaattttagaGCACACACATGTTTGAAGATGGTAAAGCTTGATGAACCAATAGGTAGTTGCATAAACGAAGAATATCAAAGTCGGTTGGTTTCATTTACTTGAATCAACAAGCTTCCGGCGTTGCTCTACTTTAGGAATGGGACGTTTTCTCTGTGAAACTTGTTTATGGATTCAATGACAGCTACGCAGAAAGTTTCATCTTCCGGATAATAAGCAAGGGGGTCAGGTAGCAGAGGAGCTGGAATGTTGAGCACACCTTCAAGCGTGGCATGCAGACAATAGGCCGAATAAGTAACATGGTAACCCCCCTCTTGGACAATCAGGATGCGCCCTTCACTATGCTTGTCAGCCATTTCACGAACCATCTGCCCGATTTTCCTATAGCCCTCCATAGTCAAGCATTGCCTTCCATTTGCATCAAACTACagttacaaaaataaaatgagatgcAGAAATGAAGGTGGATTTTCAGCTTTATGAATCCATTCCTTTAACAAAGCCCTTTTGCCAATCACATTTTAACTAACATCTTAAATAATGcctcaagaatcaagattcaCTATATCATAAACTTTCGTCAAACAAGCGATTTCCCTCGGATAATAGTTCAAAGTAATGCACATTATGATTTGCAGGTTAATCAACAACATTCAACTTACAGCGCTAGAATCTTGGCCAACAACCAGAACCATCATCTCAGGATCAAATCTCTCGATAGCAGGCATGACTAATTCACTCATTGCACGTGCATACCCTCGATTTCCAGACCCATTGGGCAGGGgtatattcaaattataacCATAGCCTTCCCCTTCACCTAGCTCGTCCACAGTTCCATCTTGAGGGTGCGAAGGCCCCCACGATCCATGATTCATATGAAGAGAGATAGTGAGAACCTTATTGGATCGATAGAAGCCCTCAGCAGTCCCGTTTCCATAGTGCACATCGATATCAATCACAGCAACTCTGTTAAGGCCAGAGGCGAGAGCTGATTCGACCGCAAGACCTGCATTGTTTAGAAAGCAATATCCATCTGCATGAGTAGGCTGAGCATGATGGCCTGGCGGCCGGACCAATGCGTACGAAATCTTTCCATTCCCATCAAGTATGTGTTTCATTGCTGACAGAGTGGTGCCGGCAGCAAGGAGCGCAGCGTCCCATGATCCAGGGTTCAAGAACGTTCCAGCGCCGAAGTTCTTGCCCCCGCTCTTATCTGCCTTGACTAGCTCGTCTATATATTCTGAGGAAATCCGAAATGTGCAAGTCTAACTGTTAGCTGAGAAACAAGAAAACTCAAAAGATAGGCTTAACAAGTGATACATATACATGTTGCTGTAGATTACAACAAACTCAACCTTGGAATCACTAAAAGGAGagcaattataacattttGATTAGAACAAAGTATGTTAATAG harbors:
- the LOC125218447 gene encoding histone deacetylase 8, whose product is MDVFWEEGMLKHDAGRGVFDSGMDPGFLDVLEAHPENAGRVKNIVSILKRGPIASFISWHQGRPALISELLSFHTQEYIDELVKADKSGGKNFGAGTFLNPGSWDAALLAAGTTLSAMKHILDGNGKISYALVRPPGHHAQPTHADGYCFLNNAGLAVESALASGLNRVAVIDIDVHYGNGTAEGFYRSNKVLTISLHMNHGSWGPSHPQDGTVDELGEGEGYGYNLNIPLPNGSGNRGYARAMSELVMPAIERFDPEMMVLVVGQDSSAFDANGRQCLTMEGYRKIGQMVREMADKHSEGRILIVQEGGYHVTYSAYCLHATLEGVLNIPAPLLPDPLAYYPEDETFCVAVIESINKFHRENVPFLK